The following are from one region of the Nicotiana tomentosiformis chromosome 7, ASM39032v3, whole genome shotgun sequence genome:
- the LOC138895390 gene encoding uncharacterized protein, translating into MVPVPGASPPTQPARGRGQTVQSGGHAIRGKGQAPRGRGQPTRACPRDVVQSGGAQPRCYAFPSRLKAESSDTVIIGPVSVCSRDASVLFDQGSTYSYVSSYFASYLVVPRDSLSAPVYVSTPVGDAIVVDRVCRSCVVTIGSLETSVDLFLLDMVDFDVIFGMD; encoded by the coding sequence atggtcccaGTACCGGGTGCTTCACCGcccactcagccagctagaggcaggggtcagacagTCCAGAGTGGTGGTCATGCCATTAGAGGTAAAGGTCAAgctcctagaggtagaggccagccaacTAGGGCCTGTCCTAGAGATGTAGtccagagtggtggggcccagccccgatgttatgcttttccatccAGGCTTAAGGCTGAGTCTTCTGACACCGTTATCATAGGTCCTGTTTCggtttgtagtagagatgcttcagttctgttTGATcagggatctacttactcctatgtgtcatcttattttgcttcatatttggttgtgcctcgtgattctttgagtgcccctgtatatgtgtccacacctgtgggggatgctattgttgtagaccgCGTTTGTCGCTCGTGTGTAGTTACCatcgggagtcttgagactagtgtggacctttttcttcttgatatggtagactttgatgtcatATTTGGTATGGAttag